In a genomic window of Verrucomicrobiota bacterium:
- a CDS encoding histidine phosphatase family protein encodes MAEQSSNQQVYLIRHGETEWSRTGRHTGRSDIPLTETGKEQAEFLRPIFEGVRFVKILSSPLQRALATAHLAGLVDRVETTDDLTEWDYGDYEGITTKEIRKSVPDWTVWTHPCPNGETIEQVAARADRVVQKVREVKGDVGLFSHGHFLRVLAARWLGMDPAAGKHLVLDTSTLSILSYEHEDPALKTWNGPLVTAACAVPWTEASAAR; translated from the coding sequence ATGGCAGAACAGTCGAGCAACCAGCAGGTCTACTTGATCCGGCATGGCGAAACGGAATGGTCGCGGACCGGACGTCATACCGGCCGGAGTGATATTCCCCTTACCGAGACAGGAAAGGAACAGGCAGAGTTCCTCAGGCCCATTTTTGAAGGCGTCAGGTTTGTAAAAATCCTAAGCAGCCCTTTACAACGAGCGCTGGCGACGGCGCACCTGGCTGGATTGGTCGACCGGGTGGAGACGACGGATGACCTCACGGAATGGGACTACGGGGATTACGAGGGGATCACGACCAAGGAGATCCGAAAATCGGTTCCGGACTGGACGGTGTGGACGCATCCGTGCCCAAACGGTGAAACGATTGAACAGGTTGCGGCGCGTGCTGACCGGGTCGTGCAGAAAGTCCGGGAGGTTAAAGGCGACGTTGGGCTATTTTCCCACGGGCATTTTCTCCGTGTGCTGGCAGCGCGCTGGCTCGGGATGGATCCGGCGGCCGGGAAGCATTTGGTTCTTGATACCAGCACCCTGTCGATCCTGAGCTACGAGCACGAAGATCCGGCGCTCAAAACGTGGAACGGACCGCTTGTCACTGCGGCATGCGCCGTGCCGTGGACAGAGGCGAGCGCCGCGCGCTAG
- the serS gene encoding serine--tRNA ligase: MLDIRLLREKPDYVRERLNARQPGLGDQVDAVLAIDAERRRFETELQKLNAERNRLSKAIGALRARKEPSGELEAQVRAFGEQIAALNVEVTTTDERQRARLLILPNLPYPAAPVGADASANPVVRVWGEPPRYPFTPSDHVEIAGRLKLIDFERATKLSGTGFVFFHGLGARLQRALIQFLLDLHTVQHGYTEVSPPYLVRRDCMIGTGQLPKFEEDAYATEDSQLFLIPTAEVPVTNLHREETLSAGELPKRFVAHTPCFRREAGSAGKDTRGMIRVHQFDKVELVKITTPETSFAELEKMTADAERVLQLLGLHYRVIELCTGDIGFAASKTYDLEVWAPGQNRFLEVSSCSNCEDFQARRMNLKFKDAEGKNRFCHTLNGSGTALARLYVALLETYQQADGSVIIPEPLRDYVRAKEIRAA, translated from the coding sequence ATGCTCGACATTCGTTTGCTGCGGGAGAAACCCGACTACGTCCGGGAACGCCTGAATGCACGCCAACCGGGACTGGGTGACCAGGTCGATGCCGTGCTGGCCATCGATGCCGAGCGGCGCCGTTTTGAAACCGAGCTGCAGAAGCTGAATGCCGAGCGCAACCGTTTGAGCAAAGCGATCGGTGCATTACGCGCCCGGAAGGAACCGAGCGGCGAATTGGAAGCGCAGGTCCGGGCGTTCGGCGAACAGATCGCGGCTCTGAACGTGGAGGTAACCACCACGGATGAACGCCAGCGCGCGCGGCTGTTGATCCTTCCGAATTTACCTTACCCGGCGGCGCCGGTCGGTGCCGACGCGAGCGCCAACCCCGTTGTCCGGGTCTGGGGCGAGCCGCCGCGCTATCCCTTCACTCCGTCCGATCACGTCGAAATTGCCGGACGGCTAAAGCTGATCGATTTCGAGCGGGCAACCAAGCTCAGCGGCACCGGTTTTGTGTTCTTCCATGGTCTCGGCGCGCGGCTCCAGCGCGCGCTGATCCAATTTCTGCTCGACCTTCATACTGTCCAGCACGGCTACACCGAGGTAAGCCCGCCTTACCTGGTCCGCCGGGATTGCATGATCGGCACCGGCCAGCTCCCCAAATTCGAAGAGGACGCTTATGCCACCGAAGATAGCCAGCTCTTTTTGATTCCTACCGCTGAGGTGCCGGTGACCAACCTCCACCGGGAAGAAACCCTGTCCGCCGGCGAGTTGCCGAAACGTTTCGTGGCGCATACGCCTTGCTTCCGGCGTGAAGCGGGATCTGCGGGCAAAGACACCCGCGGCATGATCCGGGTGCACCAGTTCGACAAAGTCGAACTGGTGAAAATCACTACACCCGAAACCTCCTTTGCCGAGCTCGAGAAAATGACGGCTGACGCCGAACGGGTCCTGCAGCTGCTCGGGTTGCACTACCGTGTGATCGAACTCTGCACGGGCGACATCGGCTTTGCAGCCTCGAAGACGTACGACCTCGAAGTGTGGGCTCCCGGCCAGAATCGGTTTCTGGAAGTGTCCAGCTGCTCAAATTGCGAGGATTTCCAAGCACGCCGGATGAATCTGAAATTCAAGGATGCGGAGGGTAAGAACCGCTTTTGCCATACCTTGAACGGTTCAGGAACAGCCCTCGCCCGTCTCTACGTGGCATTGCTCGAAACTTACCAGCAGGCGGACGGTTCCGTGATCATTCCGGAACCACTGCGCGATTACGTGCGGGCCAAGGAAATTCGCGCCGCCTGA
- a CDS encoding DUF72 domain-containing protein, with amino-acid sequence MLELFGLNFDREALRDRLFKLAAKGAFIGTSSWKYPGWLGMLYDRSLYENRGRYSEKRFEDECLAEYGQFFRSVCVDAGYYKFPDPPYLDKLFGQVDPGFRLTFKVTDTITIRRFPRLPRFGQVQGQFNEHFLNADLFRERFLAPLQPFRDQTGVLIFEFSEFRETDFRHPEDFFAALDEFLGALPAGWRYGVEIRNESYLDPAYFRVLHRHNVTHVYNQWTRMPTAEEQLQLPKNATADFAAARFLLTPGRAYEQAVQEFSPYTETKVVDPSARRAARTLIWDAAVREGKPVFVYINNRLEGNALRTIWFLTEE; translated from the coding sequence ATGCTGGAACTGTTCGGACTGAACTTTGATCGGGAAGCGCTGCGCGACCGCCTCTTCAAATTGGCGGCCAAAGGGGCGTTTATCGGGACTTCTTCCTGGAAGTATCCGGGATGGCTCGGCATGCTCTACGACCGGTCCCTTTACGAAAACCGCGGTCGCTACTCGGAAAAACGGTTTGAGGACGAATGCCTGGCCGAATACGGGCAATTCTTCCGCTCGGTCTGCGTCGACGCGGGGTATTACAAATTCCCGGATCCTCCGTACCTCGACAAGCTCTTCGGCCAGGTTGACCCGGGTTTCCGGTTAACCTTCAAGGTTACGGATACCATCACCATCAGACGGTTTCCTCGCCTGCCCCGATTCGGCCAGGTGCAGGGCCAGTTCAACGAGCATTTTTTAAATGCCGACCTCTTCCGGGAACGCTTCCTGGCGCCCCTGCAACCGTTTCGGGATCAGACCGGGGTTCTCATCTTCGAATTCTCAGAATTCCGCGAAACCGATTTCCGGCATCCGGAAGATTTCTTTGCTGCGCTCGACGAATTTTTGGGCGCGCTTCCGGCAGGGTGGCGTTACGGAGTCGAAATTCGGAACGAATCATACCTCGACCCGGCTTACTTTCGCGTGCTTCACCGGCATAACGTCACCCACGTTTACAACCAATGGACCCGGATGCCCACCGCTGAAGAACAATTGCAGCTCCCGAAAAATGCGACCGCCGATTTCGCGGCCGCCCGTTTCCTCCTGACTCCGGGGCGCGCGTACGAGCAAGCCGTCCAGGAATTTAGTCCCTACACCGAGACCAAAGTGGTCGATCCTTCCGCCCGGCGCGCCGCCCGTACCCTCATCTGGGATGCGGCCGTACGGGAGGGAAAGCCGGTTTTCGTCTACATCAACAACCGGCTGGAGGGCAACGCCCTGCGAACCATCTGGTTTCTGACGGAGGAGTAA
- a CDS encoding C40 family peptidase, translating into MADAAGNPGATPNSTPIPAQVSSLPPDALKEYASQPPKIQELIRESLALTEKNLAYTYGSNDPANGGMDCSGFIYYVLRQVGFRDAPRDSSEQYLWVRRYSDFHAVLSRRQDTFELDELQPGDLLFWSGTYGVNRDVPVTHVMIYLGKERKSGKRLMVGASDGRTYNSMQRYGVSVFDFTLPNGQPSKNDPARTPRFDGYASIPGLRPSNLARNNNQTQAQASPPAPAPAASPSPSPAPTPTPSPSPSAHHHKRRPHAD; encoded by the coding sequence ATGGCCGATGCCGCCGGAAACCCGGGCGCAACCCCCAACTCGACGCCCATTCCTGCGCAGGTCAGCAGCTTGCCGCCGGATGCCCTTAAGGAATATGCATCACAGCCGCCCAAGATTCAGGAATTGATCCGCGAATCCCTGGCCCTCACCGAGAAGAATCTCGCGTACACCTACGGTTCCAACGACCCCGCAAACGGCGGCATGGATTGTTCCGGGTTCATTTATTACGTGCTGCGGCAGGTCGGTTTTCGTGACGCGCCGCGCGACTCGAGCGAGCAGTACCTCTGGGTGCGCAGATACAGCGATTTCCACGCGGTGCTCAGCCGCCGCCAGGACACCTTCGAACTCGACGAGCTCCAACCGGGAGATCTCCTGTTCTGGTCCGGTACTTACGGCGTCAATCGGGACGTACCGGTGACGCACGTCATGATTTATCTGGGAAAAGAGAGGAAATCGGGCAAACGGCTCATGGTCGGGGCGAGCGACGGCCGAACCTACAACAGCATGCAGCGTTACGGCGTGAGCGTGTTTGACTTCACGTTGCCGAACGGGCAGCCGTCAAAAAATGACCCGGCCCGGACGCCGAGGTTTGATGGGTACGCCAGCATCCCCGGTTTGCGGCCGTCGAACCTGGCGCGTAATAACAATCAGACGCAAGCTCAAGCTTCACCGCCTGCACCGGCCCCGGCGGCATCGCCATCGCCATCGCCGGCGCCAACCCCAACGCCGTCTCCCTCACCTTCCGCCCACCACCATAAACGGCGCCCACATGCCGATTGA
- a CDS encoding dipeptidase, whose protein sequence is MDPLEDLFTFLRFPSISADSQFKNEMETCAEWLCHRLTQAGLEAYRLATPGHPVVVARNQHHPDRKTVMIYGHYDVQPVDPLALWDSLPFEPVVKDGRIYARGATDNKGQILAHILGVETTLREKGDLPVNVVFVIEGEEEVGSGHLEQVLRDHREALRADIVAVSDTGMVAPATPTFTYGLRGIFCLELRLQGPAMDLHSGIFGGSVANPATVLSRMLSALHDSHGRVAVPGFYDDVMPLEEWERNLWAKLPLTDPMWLRTTGAKQLAGEEGFNTLERVWARPTAEINGLASGYQGEGPKTIVPSRAVAKLSFRLVPNQDPEKVRRQVTDFLRDLCPASVSMETVSQHEGKPYLVRPDSPHGRAAQTALERTFHKPVAFIREGGSIPITQTFKDVLGTDTLLLGLALPDCKAHSPNENFLLENFYAGIRLNQNLLEELARVA, encoded by the coding sequence ATGGATCCTCTCGAAGATCTTTTTACCTTCCTCCGGTTTCCTTCGATCTCTGCCGACTCGCAATTCAAAAACGAGATGGAAACGTGCGCCGAGTGGTTATGCCACCGGCTTACGCAGGCCGGCCTTGAGGCTTACCGGTTGGCAACCCCGGGCCATCCGGTCGTGGTTGCCCGGAACCAACACCATCCGGATCGCAAAACCGTCATGATTTATGGTCATTATGACGTTCAACCGGTCGATCCGCTCGCGTTGTGGGACTCACTTCCGTTCGAGCCGGTTGTCAAGGACGGCAGGATTTACGCTCGGGGTGCAACGGATAACAAGGGTCAGATCCTGGCGCATATCCTGGGGGTTGAAACGACCCTGCGGGAAAAGGGCGATCTGCCGGTTAACGTTGTCTTTGTGATTGAGGGCGAGGAAGAGGTGGGCAGTGGTCACCTGGAGCAGGTCCTGCGGGACCACCGCGAGGCGCTTCGGGCGGACATTGTGGCAGTTTCTGATACGGGCATGGTTGCCCCCGCTACGCCGACCTTCACTTACGGGCTGCGCGGGATTTTCTGCCTGGAACTGCGCCTGCAGGGCCCGGCAATGGATCTGCACTCCGGAATCTTCGGCGGTTCCGTGGCCAATCCGGCGACGGTTCTGAGCCGGATGCTTTCGGCGCTGCATGACAGCCACGGCCGCGTCGCCGTTCCCGGTTTTTACGATGACGTGATGCCTCTGGAAGAATGGGAACGCAACCTTTGGGCGAAACTGCCCCTGACCGACCCAATGTGGCTCCGCACCACCGGCGCAAAGCAGCTGGCCGGTGAGGAAGGGTTCAACACGCTGGAGCGCGTCTGGGCTCGGCCCACGGCCGAAATCAACGGGTTGGCCAGCGGCTACCAGGGCGAAGGCCCTAAAACCATCGTGCCGAGCCGCGCCGTTGCGAAACTCTCTTTCCGGCTGGTCCCGAATCAGGATCCGGAAAAGGTCCGTCGCCAGGTGACTGATTTTCTGCGCGACCTTTGCCCGGCATCGGTGTCTATGGAAACGGTGTCCCAACACGAAGGCAAACCGTACCTGGTACGCCCGGATTCCCCCCATGGCCGGGCGGCGCAGACGGCATTGGAACGCACGTTCCATAAACCGGTTGCGTTCATCCGCGAAGGGGGCAGCATCCCGATCACCCAGACGTTTAAAGACGTGCTGGGTACCGACACCCTGTTGCTCGGGTTGGCGCTCCCTGATTGCAAGGCCCATTCGCCGAATGAAAATTTTCTGCTTGAAAACTTCTATGCCGGGATTCGCTTGAATCAGAACCTGCTCGAAGAGCTTGCGCGCGTCGCATGA
- the smc gene encoding chromosome segregation protein SMC — MYLKSLELIGFKSFVHKTTLNLHRGVTAIVGPNGCGKSNVLDAIRWVLGEQSAKALRGGEMADVIFSGTDSKQAVGMAEVSLTFADCEKELGTDYHEVCVTRRVYRDGGSDYLLNKTACRLKDIQMLFMDTGIGRSAYSIMEQGKIDLILSSRPEDRRAIFEEAAGITKYKAQKKEALRKLEFTDANLVRLADIMKEVKRQIGSLLRQANKARRYKALLEEVRVLDLHLCRRNQDELAAAMAQAEQEAARLRSRQRSLEEQVESEEFGLAEQRRVLETVEQQGLEARQRMQDIKGQIDASHGRIEFNEERIREAGQLAERYQADAAAAEEKLQVQRVQLDETDQQLAGIFATLKGEEEQLQAQQTEVSRLRSQRLEREKATQELQRQIQQKENRVASLRGDLSSMVNQREAGETRLGLLQQELNQSAATRDHLAAQTAETRVQLEQAQGQVQQGRDDLKDAEHELANAQKELQALERESGATQRSLAERQSKLEVLRQLNEEGAGLGAGSQAVLKGLDNPQLYRAAIVGAVANFLEVPGDLIAAVEAALGQHMEAILVADPDVAEAMAGSLGKGRVGRAALLPQAFIQRHQSVQVEALPEGSLGWILDKIKVHPPVASLVNQLLGRVVLAPDLGTAFRIRQSAPDLAVATLNGEYISPAGLVFAGQAVEANQSIFQRKLQIRTLEGECRGIKDKAAELTRKRDAVAEQLECIQGRLKERRENAQRAQVHASSLQGQLLLLDRELREAEGKVKSLSWEKNNTEQRLKTAAERVRVVEADLNANLSQAGDLQERLAAMAAEADALRSHEDSLTEVLNELRVRVATERQRKENLQRQRQPIAVRLNELNDLLASRRRDIANYQERVQRLRQENEQLGARLIELESAQAQAAAEVARFQADRTQRIEMAEGVESSLRRLRKEVSECQDSRGQEEVKHTQLGLRLERVREHVTQRYQLDLSLFEPDWHAFRVAIREQRQRLQQTETAGDPLVSTPETDWPFVEQAVVEMTERLDAMGPVNLEAIQEYDELEERQRFLNEQQDDLTKSKAELLDVITKINATTKELFAGTFQQVRKNFQEMFVELFGGGKADLLLVDAADPLESGIEIIAKPPGKQLQSISLLSGGEKTMTAVALLFAVYMVKPSPFCVLDEMDAPLDESNINRFIKILDRFVSQSQFVVITHNKRTIAKADVLYGVTMEEHGISKLVGVRLTRREDADGQQLDLIGSGVEGEPGATPSIAESFGKSGDLHSEA; from the coding sequence ATGTACCTGAAATCGCTCGAGCTCATCGGCTTCAAATCGTTTGTCCACAAAACCACGCTGAACCTTCATCGAGGTGTGACGGCGATCGTCGGGCCGAACGGCTGCGGTAAATCGAACGTGCTGGATGCCATCCGCTGGGTGCTTGGCGAACAATCGGCCAAGGCGTTGCGCGGCGGCGAAATGGCCGACGTGATTTTCAGCGGCACGGATAGCAAGCAGGCGGTCGGGATGGCGGAAGTGTCCCTTACGTTTGCCGACTGCGAAAAAGAGTTGGGTACAGATTACCACGAGGTCTGCGTTACGCGCCGGGTTTACCGTGACGGGGGTTCGGATTATTTGCTGAACAAGACGGCGTGCCGGCTGAAAGACATCCAGATGCTGTTCATGGACACGGGGATCGGCCGTTCGGCTTACTCGATCATGGAACAGGGCAAGATCGATCTGATCCTGAGTTCACGCCCGGAAGATCGCCGCGCGATTTTCGAGGAGGCGGCCGGTATCACGAAGTACAAGGCGCAGAAGAAAGAGGCGCTTCGCAAGTTGGAATTCACGGATGCGAACCTGGTGCGTTTGGCCGACATCATGAAGGAGGTCAAACGCCAGATCGGCTCGTTGCTGCGGCAGGCGAACAAGGCGCGTCGCTACAAGGCGTTGCTTGAAGAAGTGCGGGTGCTGGATCTGCACCTTTGCCGGCGGAACCAGGACGAACTGGCGGCGGCGATGGCGCAAGCGGAACAGGAAGCCGCGCGACTGCGCTCGCGGCAACGCTCCCTCGAAGAGCAGGTGGAATCGGAGGAGTTCGGCCTGGCTGAACAGCGCCGGGTGCTCGAAACGGTGGAGCAGCAGGGGTTGGAAGCGCGCCAGCGCATGCAGGACATCAAGGGCCAGATCGACGCTTCTCACGGGCGAATCGAGTTTAACGAGGAACGGATCCGGGAGGCGGGCCAACTGGCGGAGCGTTACCAGGCGGACGCGGCGGCGGCGGAAGAAAAGCTCCAGGTCCAGCGGGTCCAGCTGGATGAAACGGATCAGCAGCTGGCCGGGATCTTTGCGACGTTAAAGGGGGAAGAGGAACAGCTGCAGGCTCAGCAAACCGAGGTGAGCCGGTTGCGCTCCCAACGGCTTGAACGGGAGAAAGCAACGCAGGAGTTACAGCGCCAGATCCAGCAGAAGGAGAACCGGGTGGCATCGCTCCGGGGTGACTTGTCGAGCATGGTCAACCAGCGGGAAGCGGGTGAGACGCGCCTGGGGCTGCTGCAGCAGGAGCTTAACCAATCGGCTGCGACCCGGGACCATCTCGCGGCGCAAACCGCAGAGACCCGTGTGCAGCTCGAACAGGCCCAGGGGCAGGTGCAACAAGGCCGCGATGACCTGAAAGACGCCGAGCACGAACTTGCCAACGCGCAAAAGGAGCTGCAGGCCCTCGAGCGGGAATCGGGTGCGACGCAGCGGAGCCTGGCCGAGCGCCAGTCGAAGCTCGAGGTGTTGCGCCAGCTCAACGAAGAAGGCGCCGGTCTGGGGGCCGGTTCACAGGCGGTGCTCAAAGGGTTGGATAACCCGCAGCTTTACCGGGCGGCCATCGTGGGCGCGGTGGCGAATTTTCTGGAGGTTCCCGGCGACCTGATTGCCGCGGTGGAAGCGGCGCTCGGCCAGCATATGGAGGCGATTCTGGTCGCTGACCCTGACGTGGCGGAGGCGATGGCCGGGAGCCTCGGTAAAGGGAGAGTGGGGCGGGCCGCCCTTCTTCCGCAGGCCTTCATCCAACGACACCAGTCGGTTCAGGTGGAGGCATTGCCGGAAGGCAGCCTGGGTTGGATCCTTGACAAGATCAAGGTGCACCCGCCGGTGGCCTCACTGGTTAATCAGTTGCTCGGCCGCGTCGTGCTGGCCCCGGACCTGGGGACGGCTTTCCGGATCCGGCAGAGCGCGCCGGACCTGGCCGTGGCGACCCTGAACGGCGAGTACATTTCCCCGGCCGGCCTGGTGTTTGCCGGGCAGGCGGTTGAAGCCAATCAATCCATCTTTCAACGCAAGCTCCAGATCCGGACGCTTGAAGGGGAGTGCCGGGGAATCAAGGACAAGGCGGCTGAACTTACGCGAAAGCGGGACGCCGTTGCGGAGCAGCTCGAATGCATCCAGGGCCGTTTGAAAGAGCGCCGCGAAAACGCGCAGCGGGCCCAGGTGCATGCGTCCAGCTTGCAGGGCCAGCTTTTGCTCCTGGATCGCGAACTTCGGGAAGCTGAAGGCAAAGTAAAGAGTTTAAGCTGGGAGAAGAACAACACCGAGCAGCGTCTGAAAACCGCGGCCGAGCGGGTCCGGGTGGTTGAAGCCGACCTGAACGCCAATCTTTCGCAGGCCGGCGACTTGCAGGAGCGCTTGGCGGCCATGGCGGCTGAGGCCGATGCTTTGCGCTCCCACGAAGATTCACTGACGGAGGTTCTCAACGAACTCAGGGTCCGCGTGGCCACCGAGCGCCAGCGCAAAGAGAACCTTCAGCGCCAGCGCCAGCCCATCGCGGTGCGGCTGAATGAGCTCAACGATCTGCTGGCAAGCCGCCGGCGCGACATTGCGAATTATCAGGAACGCGTGCAGCGGCTCCGGCAGGAAAACGAACAACTAGGCGCCCGGCTGATCGAGCTGGAGTCCGCGCAAGCGCAGGCGGCGGCCGAGGTGGCAAGATTCCAGGCCGACAGAACCCAGCGCATCGAGATGGCCGAAGGGGTGGAGTCGAGTTTGCGACGTCTGCGTAAAGAGGTGTCCGAATGCCAGGACAGCCGGGGCCAGGAAGAAGTTAAACATACCCAGCTCGGGCTCCGCCTGGAGCGGGTGCGCGAGCATGTCACGCAGCGTTATCAGCTGGACCTTTCGCTGTTTGAGCCTGACTGGCATGCCTTTCGTGTGGCGATACGCGAACAACGCCAACGCCTGCAACAGACCGAAACCGCGGGTGACCCCCTGGTTTCCACGCCGGAAACCGATTGGCCGTTCGTCGAGCAAGCCGTGGTGGAAATGACCGAGCGCCTCGACGCGATGGGGCCGGTAAACCTGGAAGCGATTCAGGAGTACGACGAACTGGAGGAACGGCAGCGCTTTTTAAATGAGCAACAGGACGACCTGACCAAATCCAAGGCCGAGTTGCTCGATGTGATCACGAAGATCAACGCGACCACCAAGGAGCTGTTTGCCGGTACTTTCCAGCAGGTCCGCAAGAATTTTCAGGAGATGTTCGTGGAACTGTTCGGCGGCGGTAAAGCGGACCTCCTGCTGGTGGATGCTGCCGACCCATTGGAAAGCGGCATCGAGATCATCGCAAAACCGCCGGGAAAACAACTGCAATCGATCTCGTTGCTTTCAGGCGGCGAGAAGACCATGACGGCGGTGGCGCTGCTCTTTGCCGTCTATATGGTGAAGCCGAGCCCGTTCTGCGTGCTGGACGAGATGGATGCACCGCTCGATGAATCGAACATTAATCGGTTCATCAAGATCCTGGACCGGTTCGTCTCGCAGAGCCAGTTCGTCGTCATCACCCATAACAAGCGAACGATCGCCAAGGCCGACGTGCTCTACGGGGTAACCATGGAAGAGCACGGCATCAGCAAACTCGTCGGGGTGCGGCTCACGCGGCGTGAAGATGCGGACGGGCAGCAACTTGACCTGATCGGGTCCGGGGTGGAAGGAGAGCCCGGCGCCACCCCGAGCATTGCGGAGAGCTTCGGTAAATCGGGCGATCTCCACAGCGAGGCCTAG
- a CDS encoding ABC transporter ATP-binding protein, which translates to MVGLQSVDGDVAQGSSVCVRHVTKDFVARDGAAARTRALDGISLVVEAGELVSIVGPSGCGKSTLLRLIAGLDLPNSGELRAGTEVITGPNAARGLVFQDPNLFPWLTVRRNIQSGLVALGVVQRKRHEVDEFIRLVGLEGFADAYPHHLSGGMAQRVALARALITHPKVLLLDEPLGALDAFTRMRMQEEVLRLWQARVTTMLLVTHDIDEAIYMSDRIFIMTPRPGRIDRVIPVELDRPRDRTSAEFLRLRSEILRNATNSVAGYG; encoded by the coding sequence ATGGTAGGACTGCAATCCGTCGATGGGGATGTCGCCCAAGGGTCCTCGGTATGCGTACGCCATGTGACGAAGGATTTCGTCGCACGAGACGGCGCCGCAGCGCGCACCCGCGCGTTGGACGGCATTTCTCTGGTTGTGGAAGCTGGCGAACTGGTTTCGATCGTCGGACCGAGCGGTTGCGGCAAATCCACCTTGCTTCGCCTCATCGCCGGGCTCGACCTGCCGAACTCGGGCGAACTTCGGGCCGGAACGGAGGTCATCACCGGCCCGAACGCCGCACGCGGTCTGGTGTTTCAGGATCCGAACCTGTTCCCATGGCTCACCGTCCGCCGCAACATTCAATCCGGGCTCGTCGCCCTGGGCGTGGTCCAACGGAAACGGCATGAAGTGGACGAATTCATCCGCCTCGTCGGGCTTGAAGGGTTCGCCGACGCTTACCCTCACCACCTTTCCGGGGGCATGGCCCAGCGCGTGGCTCTGGCGCGGGCGCTCATCACCCATCCCAAGGTCCTCCTGCTCGATGAGCCTCTCGGTGCTCTGGACGCCTTCACGCGCATGCGCATGCAGGAGGAGGTGCTCCGCCTGTGGCAGGCCCGCGTCACCACCATGCTCCTGGTCACCCATGACATCGACGAGGCCATTTACATGAGCGACCGCATCTTCATCATGACGCCGCGTCCGGGTCGCATCGACCGGGTCATTCCGGTAGAACTTGATCGTCCCCGGGACCGCACCAGTGCCGAATTCCTCCGCCTGCGCAGCGAGATCCTTAGGAATGCCACAAACTCGGTGGCGGGTTACGGGTAA
- a CDS encoding ABC transporter permease subunit, which yields MNGIAQVEDRPQRDGAAGQSLRNRVAAKPAASKAPWQMLAAVPLATVVALAVHVFAARQEPPDETRLYAGFLSGLLAAAVVAAALQRFWSGLHRWMRDTCPLIAVALLFLTGWELTTSGVRWLPLPYFPSPAGVLQSLVLDRDVLFDSAWHSLLLLLGGYTLGVAAGLFSGICIGWFPRARYWGMPLLKIVGPIPATAWIPLAMVVSPSALFSAVALIALAVWFPVTMLTASGVSNTRASYLDVARTLGAGRAYLIFHVAIPAAMPSIFIGLFMGLGASFLTLVVAETVGVKAGLGWYVSWAQGWAEYGKVYAALVIMAAFFSTLMTALFKVRDRVLVWQKGTIKW from the coding sequence ATGAACGGAATCGCGCAGGTCGAAGACCGGCCTCAGCGAGACGGCGCAGCGGGGCAATCGCTTCGAAACCGGGTAGCTGCGAAGCCGGCCGCATCCAAAGCACCATGGCAGATGCTGGCGGCTGTTCCCCTGGCTACTGTGGTTGCGCTCGCCGTCCACGTGTTTGCGGCCAGGCAGGAACCGCCGGATGAAACCCGGCTTTACGCCGGTTTCCTGAGCGGCTTGCTCGCTGCCGCCGTCGTGGCGGCAGCCCTCCAGCGGTTCTGGTCCGGGCTGCACCGATGGATGCGCGACACCTGCCCGCTCATTGCCGTCGCGCTGTTGTTTCTGACCGGATGGGAGTTGACGACCTCCGGTGTTCGCTGGCTCCCGTTGCCTTACTTTCCGAGCCCCGCGGGTGTCCTGCAGAGCCTGGTGCTCGATCGGGACGTCCTCTTTGACAGCGCCTGGCATTCGTTGTTGCTGCTCCTTGGCGGTTACACCCTCGGGGTCGCCGCCGGGTTGTTCAGCGGCATCTGCATCGGATGGTTTCCCCGGGCGCGCTACTGGGGCATGCCCCTGTTGAAGATCGTCGGCCCGATTCCCGCGACGGCGTGGATTCCCCTCGCGATGGTCGTTTCTCCCTCCGCGCTGTTCTCGGCGGTTGCGCTGATCGCATTGGCGGTCTGGTTTCCCGTGACCATGCTGACTGCCTCCGGCGTTTCCAACACCCGTGCCTCCTACCTGGATGTTGCGCGCACGCTCGGCGCCGGGCGAGCCTACCTCATTTTCCATGTGGCCATCCCGGCCGCGATGCCGAGCATTTTTATCGGCTTGTTCATGGGACTCGGTGCATCATTTTTAACCCTCGTCGTCGCCGAAACCGTAGGCGTGAAGGCCGGCCTGGGCTGGTACGTGAGCTGGGCCCAGGGCTGGGCGGAGTACGGAAAAGTCTATGCCGCCCTGGTGATCATGGCCGCCTTCTTCTCTACCCTCATGACGGCGCTGTTCAAGGTCCGCGACCGTGTGCTCGTTTGGCAGAAAGGGACCATCAAATGGTAG